From Acropora muricata isolate sample 2 chromosome 14, ASM3666990v1, whole genome shotgun sequence, one genomic window encodes:
- the LOC136899500 gene encoding dynein axonemal intermediate chain 3-like, with protein MPEERKEEAEAGYSMEDDGEVETPADILPLFFTSKTQEIFGCKGDEDVTEENPHKLIPKEAILQDFKDRAAVSDFHPAKQIVLNYPADELLVVYDPVFKYGQNFYLALTEEAKERILNPPQEEVQAGEAEDVEEEDVILTLTRFPRTPQPWVSYGSEVEVEEENVTESRSKVRFRISRKRREFGAPVHFSDRNVSDAKDGFVECPSYEDESYGLMRKELDKGIQAVPELTDIGNQTEWRKPRNAVTQYTPRTTEEKSTEEINKSTDDLLSFIDKVTPRFQLALQQNEILDVFYDDYFSLADDETTFGAKSDNYLKEYQSFTDLQYSKEKTITDIQWHPVMKGIIAVSCGEGLSFDDRVDNFSRILMTSSLLLIWSFSDPIHPLVLLEAPDDIFSFKFNPSDPNIIVGGCINGQIILWDITNHSDRLRSHRQSHGQSKKNSMNSLPGFEDETSFDRTPILRYSAVSSIDHSHKTVVTDIKWIPDHMEIGRMGVVVENKAQQCNQLMSCAADGTVLVWDTRPSKSAAPTQAPGNNPLGTLPTFKHLDLTWKPVLKVTVSHLSGTGEFGPSTFSIYERQGARISGGKPTEDKEPGGISNLSTSVSKGRDQAKPLENVSSKFYVGTEEGDLVYMDWKPEKDTDSGKIVTPRPEQVWAAHDGPIATLQRSPFFRNIILTVGGWTFAIWREGVASGPLLQSASHLMRLTRGHWSPSRPGVFFITRTDGSVDVWDLLDRSHEPSLTQNVTASPITTIAPHQVSSKQQLLAVGDSVGTLHVMEVPWNLRHPSSNEAVAMENFFERETKRLAFVEERMKIRAQEKIHRDAEETKRQQEGKKPEENEADLEARQRMEYQEYLEMEKRLLEELGVREDSLDSHES; from the exons ATgccagaagaaagaaaagaagaagcagaagcTGGGTATTCAATGGAAGATGACGGAGAAGTGGAAACTCCAGCCGACATATTGCCGCTTTTCTTTACGAGCAAAACGCAAGAAATATTTGGCTGCAAGGGGGACGAGGATGTAACGGAAGAAAATCCACACAAGCTAATCCCAAAGGAAGCAATTCTTCAGGATTTTAAAGACAGAGCTGCAGTTTCAGATTTCCACCCAGCAAAACAAATAGTTTTG AATTACCCTGCAGATGAGCTACTGGTTGTGTATGATCCTGTTTTCAAGTATGGACAGAATTTTTACCTGGCTCTCACAGAAGAAGCCAAAGAGAGAATCCTTAAT CCTCCTCAAGAGGAAGTGCAGGCAGGTGAAGCAGAGGATGTTGAGGAGGAAGATGTGATCCTGACATTAACGAGATTTCCCAGAACTCCCCAGCCTTGGGTGTCATATGGAAGTGAAGTGGAAGtagaagaagaaaatgttacagaAAGCAGATCAAAG GTTAGGTTTAGAATTTCAAGGAAAAGGCGTGAGTTTGGAGCTCCTGTACACTTTAGTGACCGGAATGTGTCTGATGCTAAAGATGGCTTTGTGGAATGTCCTTCATATGAAGATGAAAGTTATGGACTGATGCGGAAAGAGTTGGACAAAGGCATACAG GCTGTTCCAGAGTTAACAGATATTGGGAATCAAACTGAATG GAGAAAGCCTCGTAATGCTGTAACACAGTACACACCACGGACCACTGAAGAGAAATCCACAGAAGAAATCAACAAGTCAACAGATGATTTGTTGAGTTTTATTGACAAGGTCACTCCAAG GTTTCAACTGGCTTTGCAGCAGAATGAGATCTTAGATGTGTTTTATGATGACTATTTTTCCTTGGCTGACGACGAAACTACATTTGGGGCCAAATCGGATAACTATCTGAAG GAATACCAGTCCTTTACTGATCTGCAgtacagcaaagaaaaaactaTCACAGATATTCAGTGGCATCCCGTTATGAAAG GTATTATTGCAGTGTCCTGTGGTGAAGGTCTTTCTTTTGATGACAGAGTGGACAACTTCTCACGCATTCTGATGACATCTTCCTTACTTCTTATATGGAGCTTTTCAGACCCAATTCATCCTTTG GTTCTACTTGAAGCTCCAGATGATATATTCTCATTCAAATTTAATCCTTCTGATCCCAATATTATTGTTGGAGGATGTATCAATGGCCAG ATTATTTTGTGGGACATAACAAACCACAGTGACAGATTACGCAGTCACAGGCAATCTCACGGACAAAGCAAGAAGAACTCTATGAACTCCTTG cCTGGATTTGAAGATGAAACAAGTTTTGATCGCACCCCCATCCTACGATACTCTGCAGTGTCGTCCATTGACCACAGCCACAAAACTGTTGTGACTGACATTAAGTGGATCCCCGACCACATGGAG ATTGGTCGAATGGGAGTTGTTGTGGAAAACAAAGCGCAGCAGTGTAATCAGTTAATGTCGTGTGCTGCTGACGG AACTGTTTTGGTGTGGGATACAAGGCCAAGCAAATCTGCAGCGCCTACTCAGGCTCCAGGAAATAATCCTCTGGGAACTCTACCCACTTTCAAACACCTGGACCTAACGTGGAAACCCGTCTTGAAG GTTACAGTTTCTCACCTATCTGGGACTGGCGAATTTGGACCAAGTACATTCAGTATATATGAAAGACAAGGAGCAAGAATATCGGGAG GGAAACCAACTGAAGATAAAGAACCAGGCGGAATATCGAATTTATCGACCAGTGTTTCCAAAGGAAGAGACCAAGCCAAGCCTCTGGAGAATGTCAGCTCCAAGTTTTATGTGGGCACGGAG GAGGGGGATCTTGTTTACATGGACTGGAAACCAGAGAAAGATACAGACAGTGGGAAAATTGTCA CTCCTCGACCAGAACAAGTATGGGCTGCACACGATGGTCCCATCGCCACCCTACAGAGGTCGCCTTTCTTCAGGAATATTATCCTCACTGTAGGAGGGTGGACATTCGCCATTTGGAGGGAAGGAGTCGCG AGTGGTCCGCTTCTTCAGTCTGCCAGTCACCTTATGAGGCTTACTAGAGGACATTGGAGTCCGTCCAGGCCAG gggTGTTTTTTATCACAAGAACAGATGGGAGTGTCGATGTATGGGATCTCCTCGATAG GTCTCACGAGCCTTCACTAACTCAGAATGTTACAGCTTCTCCAATTACAACAATTGCACCTCATCAGGTCTCAA GTAAACAACAACTATTAGCTGTTGGTGACAGTGTTGGAACCTTACATGTCATGGAAGTACCCTGGAATCTTAGACATCCGTCATCTAATGAG gcAGTGGCAATGGAGAACTTCTTCGAGCGAGAAACGAAGCGCTTAGCGTTTGTAGAAGAGAGGATGAAAATACGAGCTCAAGAGAAGATACATAGAGACGCAGAAGAAACCAAACGCCAGCAG GAAGGTAAAAAGCCCGAGGAGAATGAGGCAGATTTAGAGGCTCGACAGCGAATG GAATATCAGGA
- the LOC136898722 gene encoding dynein light chain Tctex-type 5-B-like encodes MTEMSSRSRSQSFRSSEGEPAEYPSQDNHELQHRRFSTESARSYRKQDNTSRKTPGQRRISGASFFANFKKPDMKEQPLQDNKVRFENTYRMEPKAHFPEGKVRSVIKEALDTLVSHNYNPTHSPFVAKLLSSRILENVKQLNVGRYKVVCLVTIGSKKSQDLRVASRCLWDSQFDTFVSVCFESEQFFAIGTVYGVYYE; translated from the coding sequence ATGACCGAAATGAGCTCTCGCAGTCGGAGTCAAAGCTTCCGTAGCTCAGAAGGTGAGCCTGCAGAATATCCCTCACAAGATAATCATGAATTACAGCACAGACGATTTTCAACTGAAAGTGCTAGGAGTTATCGCAAGCAAGATAACACATCGAGGAAGACACCGGGTCAAAGACGGATCTCCGGGGCTTCATTTTTCGCCAATTTCAAAAAACCAGACATGAAGGAACAGCCTTTGCAGGATAACAAGGTTCGTTTTGAAAACACGTATCGCATGGAACCAAAGGCTCATTTTCCAGAAGGGAAGGTGCGAAGCGTGATCAAAGAAGCACTGGATACTTTGGTTTCTCATAATTACAATCCAACCCATTCGCCTTTTGTGGCTAAGTTGTTGAGCTCTCGCATTTTGGAAAATGTAAAACAGTTGAATGTCGGGCGATATAAAGTGGTGTGTTTGGTAACTATAGGGTCGAAGAAGTCTCAAGACTTGCGGGTCGCCAGTCGTTGCTTGTGGGATTCGCAGTTTGATACCTTTGTAAGTGTTTGCTTCGAGAGTGAGCAATTTTTTGCTATTGGCACTGTTTACGGTGTTTATTACGAGTAA
- the LOC136899497 gene encoding dipeptidyl peptidase 2-like, whose amino-acid sequence MACLDFFLVVSAFSLFTEAAVSYKTAYFEQRVDHFNFVQALTYKQRYIYTEQYWDKKGPIFFYTGNEGGITDFWNNSGFVFEAAEKFNALVIFGEHRYYGESMPFGPDQSFQDDKIGYLTIEQALADYAVLLTELKTQFKATESKVVAFGGSYGGMLSAYMRFKYPNVIDAALAASAPIYMTTFQGSEREFFFSAVTEDFQNADPNCPGYVAKAFQTIKMLEAQGAQGLAKISTAFNLCKPLKSVTQIPHLLAWIRNSFTLLAMGDYPYPTSFLAPLPGYPVNVVCKMMAEASYKLDGLASATALVYNGTNGTLPCLDPDTEYIECADPTGCGLGPDSMAWDYQACTEIALPGGSNGKTDMFPVLPFTQEMRAEYCLKKWKVTQRPNWTPIQYWGKDISAASNIIFSNGDLDPWRPGGVLESVSSTLVAVLVKGGAHHLDLRASNPQDPPTVTEARKLELQLIARFLE is encoded by the exons ATGGCTTGCTTAGATTTTTTTCTGGTTGTTTCAGCTTTCTCGTTGTTCACCGAGGCTGCTGTGTCGTACAAAACTGCATATTTTGAGCAGAGAGTTGACCATTTTAACTTTGTTCAAGCCTTGACGTATAAGCAACGCTACATATACACAG AGCAATATTGGGACAAAAAAGGACCTATTTTCTTTTACACTGGTAATGAAGGAGGCATCACCGACTTCTGGAATAATTCTGGCTTTGTCTTTGAAGCAGCTGAGAAGTTCAATGCACTTGTCATATTTGGAGAACAT AGATATTATGGAGAATCTATGCCATTTGGCCCTGATCAGTCATTTCAAGATGACAAGATAGGATATCTAACAATAGAACAGGCTTTGGCAGACTATGCTGTCTTGCTTACAGAACTCAAAACTCAGTTTAAAGCAACAGAAAGCAAGGTTGTTGCTTTTGGTGGAAG TTATGGTGGAATGCTTAGCGCTTACATGCGATTCAAATACCCAAATGTGATTGATGCAGCTTTAGCCGCCAGTGCCCCAATTTACATGACAACATTTCAAGGAAGTGAGAGGGAATTCTTCTTTTCTGCAGTTACTGAG GACTTTCAAAATGCTGATCCTAACTGCCCTGGCTATGTTgcaaaagcatttcaaacaatTAAGATGCTTGAGGCTCAAGGAGCACAAG GACTTGCCAAGATTTCGACAGCATTTAACCTTTGCAAGCCACTTAAATCCGTGACACAG atTCCTCATCTCTTGGCTTGGATCCGTAATTCCTTCACTCTTCTTGCCATGGGTGATTACCCTTATCCCACAAGCTTCCTTGCACCCTTGCCTGGGTACCCTGTGAACGTGGTTTGCAAAATGATGGCTGAAGCTTCTTACAAGTTGGACGGATTAGCCAGTGCTACTGCATTGGTATACAATGGAACCAATGGAACGCTGCCTTGTCTTGATCCAGATACAGAGTACATTGAATGCGCTGACCCCACCGGGTGTGGTCTTGGACCAGACAGTATGGCATGGGACTACCAG GCCTGCACAGAAATAGCACTCCCAGGAGGCTCAAATGGCAAGACAGACATGTTTCCTGTTCTTCCTTTCACTCAAGAAATGAGGGCTGAGTATTGTTTGAAAAAGTGGAAAGTGACACAGCGGCCAAACTGGACACCCATTCAATATTGGGGAAAAG aTATATCTGCAGCTTCCAATATCATTTTCTCCAATGGTGACCTAGATCCATGGAGGCCAGGAGGG GTTCTTGAAAGTGTGTCTTCGACGCTTGTTGCGGTCCTGGTTAAAGGCGGAGCCCATCACCTTGACCTTAG AGCATCCAATCCTCAAGATCCACCCACTGTGACGGAAGCACGGAAACTGGAACTTCAGTTAATTGCCAGATTTCTTGAGTGA